A segment of the Bacteriovorax sp. PP10 genome:
CAATCGGCAAAAGCGGTCTTTAGGAAATTTACCGATGTTCATATAGAATTAGGTATCGAAGCTATGGCCGATATTGCGGAGAGAGGCGAGGCTATCCGTCACTATCAATGGTAAAAACTTATTAAGGAATATGGACAATGTTTAAAAGAGTTTTAGACTGGTTTTCAAATGATTTGGCAATCGACTTAGGTACGGCCAATACTTTGGTTTATGCAAAAGATAGAGGGATCATTGTTAATGAACCTTCTGTAGTTGCAGTTCACCAGGGACCTAAAGGGCAAAACAGAGTTTTAGCTGTAGGGAAAGAAGCTAAAGATATGCTGGGAAGAACTCCTGGATCTATCAAAGCAATCAGACCAGTTAAAGACGGGGTTATCGCAGACTTCGAAGTTACACAAGCGATGATCAGATACTTCATTCAAAAATCACTTACAGGTTCAAAGCTTATTAAGCCAAGAATCGTTATTTGTATCCCTTTCGGAATCACACAAGTAGAAAAACGCGCAGTAAAAGAATCAGCTGAACAAGCTGGAGCTCGCGAAGTTTATCTAATTGAAGAGCCAATGGCAGCAGCGATCGGAGCAGGTCTTCCAATCACTGAACCATCAGGGAACATGATCGTTGATATCGGTGGTGGTACAACTGAAGTTGCGGTTATCTCTCTTGGAGGTATCGTTTACTCTAAATCAGTTCGTGTTGCTGGTGATAAATTCGATGAAGCTATCGCTTCATACATCAAGAAAAAATACTCTCTTCTTATTGGAGAAAGAACTGCTGAAGCAATCAAGATTGCAATCGGTAATGCTTATCCATTCGATGATGAAGTTAAAACTTACGAAGTAAAAGGACGCGACCTAATTGCTGGTGCTCCAAAAATTATCGAAGTGACGAGTGACGAAATCAGAGATGCTCTTGCAGATCCTGTTTCAGAAGTTGTTGAAGCAATTAAAATTTCATTAGAAAAAACTCCGCCTGAACTAGCTGCTGATATCGTGGATAACGGAATCATTTTAGCTGGTGGTGGTGCTCTTCTAGCTAACCTTGACGTACTAATCAAAGAAAAGACAGGTCTTCCAGTATCAATTGCTGAAGATCCTCTTACTTGTGTAGTTAGAGGTTGTGGAAAAGTTCTAGAGTCTCTAGAGCTTCTAAGACAAGTAACGATTACTTAAGATCAGAGAGAGGCTAGGATGGCTTCAAATTCGCTAAGAGCGAAAATTAACTTTATTAAATTAAATCAAGAAGAGCTATCGGCC
Coding sequences within it:
- a CDS encoding rod shape-determining protein is translated as MFKRVLDWFSNDLAIDLGTANTLVYAKDRGIIVNEPSVVAVHQGPKGQNRVLAVGKEAKDMLGRTPGSIKAIRPVKDGVIADFEVTQAMIRYFIQKSLTGSKLIKPRIVICIPFGITQVEKRAVKESAEQAGAREVYLIEEPMAAAIGAGLPITEPSGNMIVDIGGGTTEVAVISLGGIVYSKSVRVAGDKFDEAIASYIKKKYSLLIGERTAEAIKIAIGNAYPFDDEVKTYEVKGRDLIAGAPKIIEVTSDEIRDALADPVSEVVEAIKISLEKTPPELAADIVDNGIILAGGGALLANLDVLIKEKTGLPVSIAEDPLTCVVRGCGKVLESLELLRQVTIT